A single genomic interval of Prionailurus viverrinus isolate Anna chromosome A2, UM_Priviv_1.0, whole genome shotgun sequence harbors:
- the HOOK2 gene encoding protein Hook homolog 2 isoform X4, which produces MSVDKAELCGSLLTWLQTFHVPSPCTSPQDLSSGLAIAYVLNQIDPSWFNETWLQGISEDPGPNWRLKVSNLKTILQSLLEYSQDVLGHPVLEQHLPDVSLIGEFSDPEELGKLLQLVLGCAISCEKKQEHIQRIMTLEESVQHVVMEAIQELMTKDTPDSLSPETYGNFDNQSRRYYFLSEEADEGDELRQHCLDLERQLVLLSEEKQSLAQENAVLRERVGRPEGEGATGLTAKKLLLLQSQLEQLQEENFRLENGREDERLHCAELEREVSELQQRNQALTSLAQEAQALKDEMDELRQSSERAGQLEATLSSCRRRLGELRELRRQVRQLEERNAGHAERTRQLEDELRRAGSLRAQLEAQRRQVQELQGQRQEEAMKAEKWLFECRNLEEKYELVTKEKERLLAERDSLREANEELRCAQLQPRGLTQADPSLDPTSPAVENLAAEILPAELRETLLRLQLENKQLCQQEAAYRERQEELQRHLEEANRARHGLETQLRLNQQQLLELRAQVEDLQKALQEQGGKTEDSTLLKRKLEEHLQKLHEADLELQRKREYIEELEPPADSSTARRIEELQHSLQKKDADLRAMEERYRRYVDKARTVIQTLEPKQRPPGGAPPELHTLRTQLRERDVRIRHLEMDFEKSRSQREQEEKLLISAWYNMGMALQQRAGEERAPAHAQSFLAQQRLATNTRRGPLGRLASLNMRSTDKH; this is translated from the exons GTTAGCAATCTGAAGACAATCTTACAGAGCCTATTGGAGTACTCCCAGGAT GTCCTGGGGCATCCTGTTTTGGAGCAGCACCTTCCAGACGTGAGCCTCATTGGCGAGTTCTCTGACCCAGAAGAGCTTGGCAAGCTGCTTCAGCTGGTGCTTGGCTGTGCCATCAGCTGCGAGAAAAAGCAGG AGCACATCCAGAGAATCATGACGCTGGAGGAATCAGTTCAGCATGTGGTGATGGAAGCCATCCAGGAG CTGATGACCAAAGACACCCCCGACTCCCTGTCACCAGAAACATATGGGAATTTTGATAACCAG tccCGAAGGTACTACTTCCTGAGTGAGGAGGCCGATGAGGGGGATGAGCTGCGGCAGCACTGTCTGGACCTGGAGCGGCAG CTGGTGCTCCTGTCCGAGGAGaagcagagcctggcacaggagAACGCGGTGCTTCGGGAACGGGTGGGCCGGCCAGAGGGTGAGGGTGCCACTGGCCTCACTGCTAAGAAGCTGTTGCTGCTGCAGTCCCAGCTGGAGCAGCTGCAGGAGGAGAACTTCAG GCTGGAGAACGGCAGGGAAGATGAGCGTCTGCACTGTGCCGAGCTGGAGCGGGAGGTCTCTGAGCTGCAGCAGCGGAACCAGGCACTGACCAGTCTGGCCCAGGAGGCGCAGGCCCTGAAGGATGAGATGGACGAGCTGCG GCAGTCCTCTGAGCGTGCCGGGCAGCTGGAGGCCACGCTGAGCAGCTGCCGGCGCCGCCTGGGTGAGCTGCGGGAGCTGAGGCGGCAGGTGCGGCAGCTGGAGGAGCGTAACGCGGGCCATGCCGAGCGCACGCGGCAGCTGGAGGACGAGCTACGCCGGGCCGGCTCACTGCGTGCCCAGCTCGAGGCACAGCGACGACAG GTTCAGGAACTTCAGGGCCAGCGACAGGAGGAGGCCATGAAGGCCGAGAAGTGGCTATTCGAGTGTCGAAACCTGGAAGAAAAGTATGAGTTGGTGACAAAGGAGAAGGAG CGGCTGCTGGCAGAGCGGGACTCCCTGCGGGAGGCCAATGAGGAACTGCGCTGCGCCCAGCTGCAGCCTCGGGGACTGACCCAGGCCG ACCCTTCTCTGGATCCCACCTCACCAGCTGTGGAAAACTTGGCAGCAGAGATCCTACCTGCGGAGCTGAG GGAGACGCTCCTGCGGCTTCAGCTGGAGAACAAGCAGCTGTGCCAGCAGGAGGCGGCCTACCGGGAGCGGCAGGAGGAGCTGCAGCGCCACCTGGAGGAGGCCAACCGCGCGCGCCACGGGCTGGAGACGCAGCTGCG GCTGAACCAGCAGCAGCTGTTGGAGCTGCGGGCCCAGGTGGAGGACTTACAGAAGGCCTTGCAAGAGCAGGGGGGCAAGACGGAGGAT TCCACCCTACTGAAGAGGAAGCTGGAGGAGCATCT GCAGAAGCTGCATGAAGCAGATCTGGAGCTGCAGCGGAAGCGAGAGTATATTGAGGAGCTGGAGCCCCCCGCTGACAGCAGCA cagcccgGCGTATCGAGGAGCTGCAGCACAGCCTGCAGAAAAAGGACGCGGACCTGCGGGCCATGGAGGAGCGGTACCGCCGCTACGTGGACAAGGCGCGCACG GTCATACAGACCCTGGAACCCAAACAGCGGCCACCCGGAGGGGCACCCCCAGAACTTCACACCCTGAGGACGCAGCTCCGGGAGCGGGACGTCCGCATCCGACACCTGGAG ATGGACTTTGAGAAGAGTCGAAGCCAGCGGGAGCAGGAAGAAAAGCTGCTCATCAGTGCCTGGTACAATATG ggCATGGCTCTGCAGcagcgagctggggaggagcgGGCACCTGCCCATGCCCAGTCATTTCTGGCACAGCAGCGGCTGGCCACCAACACTCGCCGTGGCCCGCTGGGACGTCTAGCATCCCTGAACATGCGTTCCACTGACAAACACTGA
- the HOOK2 gene encoding protein Hook homolog 2 isoform X3: MSVDKAELCGSLLTWLQTFHVPSPCTSPQDLSSGLAIAYVLNQIDPSWFNETWLQGISEDPGPNWRLKVSNLKTILQSLLEYSQDVLGHPVLEQHLPDVSLIGEFSDPEELGKLLQLVLGCAISCEKKQEHIQRIMTLEESVQHVVMEAIQELMTKDTPDSLSPETYGNFDNQSRRYYFLSEEADEGDELRQHCLDLERQLVLLSEEKQSLAQENAVLRERVGRPEGEGATGLTAKKLLLLQSQLEQLQEENFRLENGREDERLHCAELEREVSELQQRNQALTSLAQEAQALKDEMDELRQSSERAGQLEATLSSCRRRLGELRELRRQVRQLEERNAGHAERTRQLEDELRRAGSLRAQLEAQRRQVQELQGQRQEEAMKAEKWLFECRNLEEKYELVTKEKERLLAERDSLREANEELRCAQLQPRGLTQADPSLDPTSPAVENLAAEILPAELRETLLRLQLENKQLCQQEAAYRERQEELQRHLEEANRARHGLETQLRLNQQQLLELRAQVEDLQKALQEQGGKTEDSISTLLKRKLEEHLQKLHEADLELQRKREYIEELEPPADSSTARRIEELQHSLQKKDADLRAMEERYRRYVDKARTVIQTLEPKQRPPGGAPPELHTLRTQLRERDVRIRHLEMDFEKSRSQREQEEKLLISAWYNMGMALQQRAGEERAPAHAQSFLAQQRLATNTRRGPLGRLASLNMRSTDKH; encoded by the exons GTTAGCAATCTGAAGACAATCTTACAGAGCCTATTGGAGTACTCCCAGGAT GTCCTGGGGCATCCTGTTTTGGAGCAGCACCTTCCAGACGTGAGCCTCATTGGCGAGTTCTCTGACCCAGAAGAGCTTGGCAAGCTGCTTCAGCTGGTGCTTGGCTGTGCCATCAGCTGCGAGAAAAAGCAGG AGCACATCCAGAGAATCATGACGCTGGAGGAATCAGTTCAGCATGTGGTGATGGAAGCCATCCAGGAG CTGATGACCAAAGACACCCCCGACTCCCTGTCACCAGAAACATATGGGAATTTTGATAACCAG tccCGAAGGTACTACTTCCTGAGTGAGGAGGCCGATGAGGGGGATGAGCTGCGGCAGCACTGTCTGGACCTGGAGCGGCAG CTGGTGCTCCTGTCCGAGGAGaagcagagcctggcacaggagAACGCGGTGCTTCGGGAACGGGTGGGCCGGCCAGAGGGTGAGGGTGCCACTGGCCTCACTGCTAAGAAGCTGTTGCTGCTGCAGTCCCAGCTGGAGCAGCTGCAGGAGGAGAACTTCAG GCTGGAGAACGGCAGGGAAGATGAGCGTCTGCACTGTGCCGAGCTGGAGCGGGAGGTCTCTGAGCTGCAGCAGCGGAACCAGGCACTGACCAGTCTGGCCCAGGAGGCGCAGGCCCTGAAGGATGAGATGGACGAGCTGCG GCAGTCCTCTGAGCGTGCCGGGCAGCTGGAGGCCACGCTGAGCAGCTGCCGGCGCCGCCTGGGTGAGCTGCGGGAGCTGAGGCGGCAGGTGCGGCAGCTGGAGGAGCGTAACGCGGGCCATGCCGAGCGCACGCGGCAGCTGGAGGACGAGCTACGCCGGGCCGGCTCACTGCGTGCCCAGCTCGAGGCACAGCGACGACAG GTTCAGGAACTTCAGGGCCAGCGACAGGAGGAGGCCATGAAGGCCGAGAAGTGGCTATTCGAGTGTCGAAACCTGGAAGAAAAGTATGAGTTGGTGACAAAGGAGAAGGAG CGGCTGCTGGCAGAGCGGGACTCCCTGCGGGAGGCCAATGAGGAACTGCGCTGCGCCCAGCTGCAGCCTCGGGGACTGACCCAGGCCG ACCCTTCTCTGGATCCCACCTCACCAGCTGTGGAAAACTTGGCAGCAGAGATCCTACCTGCGGAGCTGAG GGAGACGCTCCTGCGGCTTCAGCTGGAGAACAAGCAGCTGTGCCAGCAGGAGGCGGCCTACCGGGAGCGGCAGGAGGAGCTGCAGCGCCACCTGGAGGAGGCCAACCGCGCGCGCCACGGGCTGGAGACGCAGCTGCG GCTGAACCAGCAGCAGCTGTTGGAGCTGCGGGCCCAGGTGGAGGACTTACAGAAGGCCTTGCAAGAGCAGGGGGGCAAGACGGAGGAT TCCATC TCCACCCTACTGAAGAGGAAGCTGGAGGAGCATCT GCAGAAGCTGCATGAAGCAGATCTGGAGCTGCAGCGGAAGCGAGAGTATATTGAGGAGCTGGAGCCCCCCGCTGACAGCAGCA cagcccgGCGTATCGAGGAGCTGCAGCACAGCCTGCAGAAAAAGGACGCGGACCTGCGGGCCATGGAGGAGCGGTACCGCCGCTACGTGGACAAGGCGCGCACG GTCATACAGACCCTGGAACCCAAACAGCGGCCACCCGGAGGGGCACCCCCAGAACTTCACACCCTGAGGACGCAGCTCCGGGAGCGGGACGTCCGCATCCGACACCTGGAG ATGGACTTTGAGAAGAGTCGAAGCCAGCGGGAGCAGGAAGAAAAGCTGCTCATCAGTGCCTGGTACAATATG ggCATGGCTCTGCAGcagcgagctggggaggagcgGGCACCTGCCCATGCCCAGTCATTTCTGGCACAGCAGCGGCTGGCCACCAACACTCGCCGTGGCCCGCTGGGACGTCTAGCATCCCTGAACATGCGTTCCACTGACAAACACTGA
- the HOOK2 gene encoding protein Hook homolog 2 isoform X5: protein MSVDKAELCGSLLTWLQTFHVPSPCTSPQDLSSGLAIAYVLNQIDPSWFNETWLQGISEDPGPNWRLKVSNLKTILQSLLEYSQDVLGHPVLEQHLPDVSLIGEFSDPEELGKLLQLVLGCAISCEKKQEHIQRIMTLEESVQHVVMEAIQELMTKDTPDSLSPETYGNFDNQSRRYYFLSEEADEGDELRQHCLDLERQLVLLSEEKQSLAQENAVLRERVGRPEGEGATGLTAKKLLLLQSQLEQLQEENFRLENGREDERLHCAELEREVSELQQRNQALTSLAQEAQALKDEMDELRQSSERAGQLEATLSSCRRRLGELRELRRQVRQLEERNAGHAERTRQLEDELRRAGSLRAQLEAQRRQVQELQGQRQEEAMKAEKWLFECRNLEEKYELVTKEKERLLAERDSLREANEELRCAQLQPRGLTQADPSLDPTSPAVENLAAEILPAELRETLLRLQLENKQLCQQEAAYRERQEELQRHLEEANRARHGLETQLRLNQQQLLELRAQVEDLQKALQEQGGKTEDSTLLKRKLEEHLQKLHEADLELQRKREYIEELEPPADSSTRRIEELQHSLQKKDADLRAMEERYRRYVDKARTVIQTLEPKQRPPGGAPPELHTLRTQLRERDVRIRHLEMDFEKSRSQREQEEKLLISAWYNMGMALQQRAGEERAPAHAQSFLAQQRLATNTRRGPLGRLASLNMRSTDKH, encoded by the exons GTTAGCAATCTGAAGACAATCTTACAGAGCCTATTGGAGTACTCCCAGGAT GTCCTGGGGCATCCTGTTTTGGAGCAGCACCTTCCAGACGTGAGCCTCATTGGCGAGTTCTCTGACCCAGAAGAGCTTGGCAAGCTGCTTCAGCTGGTGCTTGGCTGTGCCATCAGCTGCGAGAAAAAGCAGG AGCACATCCAGAGAATCATGACGCTGGAGGAATCAGTTCAGCATGTGGTGATGGAAGCCATCCAGGAG CTGATGACCAAAGACACCCCCGACTCCCTGTCACCAGAAACATATGGGAATTTTGATAACCAG tccCGAAGGTACTACTTCCTGAGTGAGGAGGCCGATGAGGGGGATGAGCTGCGGCAGCACTGTCTGGACCTGGAGCGGCAG CTGGTGCTCCTGTCCGAGGAGaagcagagcctggcacaggagAACGCGGTGCTTCGGGAACGGGTGGGCCGGCCAGAGGGTGAGGGTGCCACTGGCCTCACTGCTAAGAAGCTGTTGCTGCTGCAGTCCCAGCTGGAGCAGCTGCAGGAGGAGAACTTCAG GCTGGAGAACGGCAGGGAAGATGAGCGTCTGCACTGTGCCGAGCTGGAGCGGGAGGTCTCTGAGCTGCAGCAGCGGAACCAGGCACTGACCAGTCTGGCCCAGGAGGCGCAGGCCCTGAAGGATGAGATGGACGAGCTGCG GCAGTCCTCTGAGCGTGCCGGGCAGCTGGAGGCCACGCTGAGCAGCTGCCGGCGCCGCCTGGGTGAGCTGCGGGAGCTGAGGCGGCAGGTGCGGCAGCTGGAGGAGCGTAACGCGGGCCATGCCGAGCGCACGCGGCAGCTGGAGGACGAGCTACGCCGGGCCGGCTCACTGCGTGCCCAGCTCGAGGCACAGCGACGACAG GTTCAGGAACTTCAGGGCCAGCGACAGGAGGAGGCCATGAAGGCCGAGAAGTGGCTATTCGAGTGTCGAAACCTGGAAGAAAAGTATGAGTTGGTGACAAAGGAGAAGGAG CGGCTGCTGGCAGAGCGGGACTCCCTGCGGGAGGCCAATGAGGAACTGCGCTGCGCCCAGCTGCAGCCTCGGGGACTGACCCAGGCCG ACCCTTCTCTGGATCCCACCTCACCAGCTGTGGAAAACTTGGCAGCAGAGATCCTACCTGCGGAGCTGAG GGAGACGCTCCTGCGGCTTCAGCTGGAGAACAAGCAGCTGTGCCAGCAGGAGGCGGCCTACCGGGAGCGGCAGGAGGAGCTGCAGCGCCACCTGGAGGAGGCCAACCGCGCGCGCCACGGGCTGGAGACGCAGCTGCG GCTGAACCAGCAGCAGCTGTTGGAGCTGCGGGCCCAGGTGGAGGACTTACAGAAGGCCTTGCAAGAGCAGGGGGGCAAGACGGAGGAT TCCACCCTACTGAAGAGGAAGCTGGAGGAGCATCT GCAGAAGCTGCATGAAGCAGATCTGGAGCTGCAGCGGAAGCGAGAGTATATTGAGGAGCTGGAGCCCCCCGCTGACAGCAGCA cccgGCGTATCGAGGAGCTGCAGCACAGCCTGCAGAAAAAGGACGCGGACCTGCGGGCCATGGAGGAGCGGTACCGCCGCTACGTGGACAAGGCGCGCACG GTCATACAGACCCTGGAACCCAAACAGCGGCCACCCGGAGGGGCACCCCCAGAACTTCACACCCTGAGGACGCAGCTCCGGGAGCGGGACGTCCGCATCCGACACCTGGAG ATGGACTTTGAGAAGAGTCGAAGCCAGCGGGAGCAGGAAGAAAAGCTGCTCATCAGTGCCTGGTACAATATG ggCATGGCTCTGCAGcagcgagctggggaggagcgGGCACCTGCCCATGCCCAGTCATTTCTGGCACAGCAGCGGCTGGCCACCAACACTCGCCGTGGCCCGCTGGGACGTCTAGCATCCCTGAACATGCGTTCCACTGACAAACACTGA
- the HOOK2 gene encoding protein Hook homolog 2 isoform X2: protein MSVDKAELCGSLLTWLQTFHVPSPCTSPQDLSSGLAIAYVLNQIDPSWFNETWLQGISEDPGPNWRLKVSNLKTILQSLLEYSQDVLGHPVLEQHLPDVSLIGEFSDPEELGKLLQLVLGCAISCEKKQEHIQRIMTLEESVQHVVMEAIQELMTKDTPDSLSPETYGNFDNQSRRYYFLSEEADEGDELRQHCLDLERQLVLLSEEKQSLAQENAVLRERVGRPEGEGATGLTAKKLLLLQSQLEQLQEENFRLENGREDERLHCAELEREVSELQQRNQALTSLAQEAQALKDEMDELRQSSERAGQLEATLSSCRRRLGELRELRRQVRQLEERNAGHAERTRQLEDELRRAGSLRAQLEAQRRQVQELQGQRQEEAMKAEKWLFECRNLEEKYELVTKEKERLLAERDSLREANEELRCAQLQPRGLTQADPSLDPTSPAVENLAAEILPAELRETLLRLQLENKQLCQQEAAYRERQEELQRHLEEANRARHGLETQLRLNQQQLLELRAQVEDLQKALQEQGGKTEDVSAHLLPAWPSLVPPSNPPLSPPCCSMPPAVHRKYRGPRVAPSTLTPRWSWDAWTPHSPSACSLPQSTLLKRKLEEHLQKLHEADLELQRKREYIEELEPPADSSTRRIEELQHSLQKKDADLRAMEERYRRYVDKARTVIQTLEPKQRPPGGAPPELHTLRTQLRERDVRIRHLEMDFEKSRSQREQEEKLLISAWYNMGMALQQRAGEERAPAHAQSFLAQQRLATNTRRGPLGRLASLNMRSTDKH, encoded by the exons GTTAGCAATCTGAAGACAATCTTACAGAGCCTATTGGAGTACTCCCAGGAT GTCCTGGGGCATCCTGTTTTGGAGCAGCACCTTCCAGACGTGAGCCTCATTGGCGAGTTCTCTGACCCAGAAGAGCTTGGCAAGCTGCTTCAGCTGGTGCTTGGCTGTGCCATCAGCTGCGAGAAAAAGCAGG AGCACATCCAGAGAATCATGACGCTGGAGGAATCAGTTCAGCATGTGGTGATGGAAGCCATCCAGGAG CTGATGACCAAAGACACCCCCGACTCCCTGTCACCAGAAACATATGGGAATTTTGATAACCAG tccCGAAGGTACTACTTCCTGAGTGAGGAGGCCGATGAGGGGGATGAGCTGCGGCAGCACTGTCTGGACCTGGAGCGGCAG CTGGTGCTCCTGTCCGAGGAGaagcagagcctggcacaggagAACGCGGTGCTTCGGGAACGGGTGGGCCGGCCAGAGGGTGAGGGTGCCACTGGCCTCACTGCTAAGAAGCTGTTGCTGCTGCAGTCCCAGCTGGAGCAGCTGCAGGAGGAGAACTTCAG GCTGGAGAACGGCAGGGAAGATGAGCGTCTGCACTGTGCCGAGCTGGAGCGGGAGGTCTCTGAGCTGCAGCAGCGGAACCAGGCACTGACCAGTCTGGCCCAGGAGGCGCAGGCCCTGAAGGATGAGATGGACGAGCTGCG GCAGTCCTCTGAGCGTGCCGGGCAGCTGGAGGCCACGCTGAGCAGCTGCCGGCGCCGCCTGGGTGAGCTGCGGGAGCTGAGGCGGCAGGTGCGGCAGCTGGAGGAGCGTAACGCGGGCCATGCCGAGCGCACGCGGCAGCTGGAGGACGAGCTACGCCGGGCCGGCTCACTGCGTGCCCAGCTCGAGGCACAGCGACGACAG GTTCAGGAACTTCAGGGCCAGCGACAGGAGGAGGCCATGAAGGCCGAGAAGTGGCTATTCGAGTGTCGAAACCTGGAAGAAAAGTATGAGTTGGTGACAAAGGAGAAGGAG CGGCTGCTGGCAGAGCGGGACTCCCTGCGGGAGGCCAATGAGGAACTGCGCTGCGCCCAGCTGCAGCCTCGGGGACTGACCCAGGCCG ACCCTTCTCTGGATCCCACCTCACCAGCTGTGGAAAACTTGGCAGCAGAGATCCTACCTGCGGAGCTGAG GGAGACGCTCCTGCGGCTTCAGCTGGAGAACAAGCAGCTGTGCCAGCAGGAGGCGGCCTACCGGGAGCGGCAGGAGGAGCTGCAGCGCCACCTGGAGGAGGCCAACCGCGCGCGCCACGGGCTGGAGACGCAGCTGCG GCTGAACCAGCAGCAGCTGTTGGAGCTGCGGGCCCAGGTGGAGGACTTACAGAAGGCCTTGCAAGAGCAGGGGGGCAAGACGGAGGATGTGAgtgcccacctcctccctgcctggcccTCCCTCGTGCCCCccagtaaccctcctctctctcctccctgctgctCGATGCCCCCTGCAGTCCATCGTAAGTACCGTGGGCCCAGGGTGGCACCCTCTACCCTCACCCCAAGATGGAGTTGGGACGCCTGGACCCCCCATTCACCCAGTGCCTGTTCTCTCCCCCAGTCCACCCTACTGAAGAGGAAGCTGGAGGAGCATCT GCAGAAGCTGCATGAAGCAGATCTGGAGCTGCAGCGGAAGCGAGAGTATATTGAGGAGCTGGAGCCCCCCGCTGACAGCAGCA cccgGCGTATCGAGGAGCTGCAGCACAGCCTGCAGAAAAAGGACGCGGACCTGCGGGCCATGGAGGAGCGGTACCGCCGCTACGTGGACAAGGCGCGCACG GTCATACAGACCCTGGAACCCAAACAGCGGCCACCCGGAGGGGCACCCCCAGAACTTCACACCCTGAGGACGCAGCTCCGGGAGCGGGACGTCCGCATCCGACACCTGGAG ATGGACTTTGAGAAGAGTCGAAGCCAGCGGGAGCAGGAAGAAAAGCTGCTCATCAGTGCCTGGTACAATATG ggCATGGCTCTGCAGcagcgagctggggaggagcgGGCACCTGCCCATGCCCAGTCATTTCTGGCACAGCAGCGGCTGGCCACCAACACTCGCCGTGGCCCGCTGGGACGTCTAGCATCCCTGAACATGCGTTCCACTGACAAACACTGA
- the HOOK2 gene encoding protein Hook homolog 2 isoform X1 gives MSVDKAELCGSLLTWLQTFHVPSPCTSPQDLSSGLAIAYVLNQIDPSWFNETWLQGISEDPGPNWRLKVSNLKTILQSLLEYSQDVLGHPVLEQHLPDVSLIGEFSDPEELGKLLQLVLGCAISCEKKQEHIQRIMTLEESVQHVVMEAIQELMTKDTPDSLSPETYGNFDNQSRRYYFLSEEADEGDELRQHCLDLERQLVLLSEEKQSLAQENAVLRERVGRPEGEGATGLTAKKLLLLQSQLEQLQEENFRLENGREDERLHCAELEREVSELQQRNQALTSLAQEAQALKDEMDELRQSSERAGQLEATLSSCRRRLGELRELRRQVRQLEERNAGHAERTRQLEDELRRAGSLRAQLEAQRRQVQELQGQRQEEAMKAEKWLFECRNLEEKYELVTKEKERLLAERDSLREANEELRCAQLQPRGLTQADPSLDPTSPAVENLAAEILPAELRETLLRLQLENKQLCQQEAAYRERQEELQRHLEEANRARHGLETQLRLNQQQLLELRAQVEDLQKALQEQGGKTEDVSAHLLPAWPSLVPPSNPPLSPPCCSMPPAVHRKYRGPRVAPSTLTPRWSWDAWTPHSPSACSLPQSTLLKRKLEEHLQKLHEADLELQRKREYIEELEPPADSSTARRIEELQHSLQKKDADLRAMEERYRRYVDKARTVIQTLEPKQRPPGGAPPELHTLRTQLRERDVRIRHLEMDFEKSRSQREQEEKLLISAWYNMGMALQQRAGEERAPAHAQSFLAQQRLATNTRRGPLGRLASLNMRSTDKH, from the exons GTTAGCAATCTGAAGACAATCTTACAGAGCCTATTGGAGTACTCCCAGGAT GTCCTGGGGCATCCTGTTTTGGAGCAGCACCTTCCAGACGTGAGCCTCATTGGCGAGTTCTCTGACCCAGAAGAGCTTGGCAAGCTGCTTCAGCTGGTGCTTGGCTGTGCCATCAGCTGCGAGAAAAAGCAGG AGCACATCCAGAGAATCATGACGCTGGAGGAATCAGTTCAGCATGTGGTGATGGAAGCCATCCAGGAG CTGATGACCAAAGACACCCCCGACTCCCTGTCACCAGAAACATATGGGAATTTTGATAACCAG tccCGAAGGTACTACTTCCTGAGTGAGGAGGCCGATGAGGGGGATGAGCTGCGGCAGCACTGTCTGGACCTGGAGCGGCAG CTGGTGCTCCTGTCCGAGGAGaagcagagcctggcacaggagAACGCGGTGCTTCGGGAACGGGTGGGCCGGCCAGAGGGTGAGGGTGCCACTGGCCTCACTGCTAAGAAGCTGTTGCTGCTGCAGTCCCAGCTGGAGCAGCTGCAGGAGGAGAACTTCAG GCTGGAGAACGGCAGGGAAGATGAGCGTCTGCACTGTGCCGAGCTGGAGCGGGAGGTCTCTGAGCTGCAGCAGCGGAACCAGGCACTGACCAGTCTGGCCCAGGAGGCGCAGGCCCTGAAGGATGAGATGGACGAGCTGCG GCAGTCCTCTGAGCGTGCCGGGCAGCTGGAGGCCACGCTGAGCAGCTGCCGGCGCCGCCTGGGTGAGCTGCGGGAGCTGAGGCGGCAGGTGCGGCAGCTGGAGGAGCGTAACGCGGGCCATGCCGAGCGCACGCGGCAGCTGGAGGACGAGCTACGCCGGGCCGGCTCACTGCGTGCCCAGCTCGAGGCACAGCGACGACAG GTTCAGGAACTTCAGGGCCAGCGACAGGAGGAGGCCATGAAGGCCGAGAAGTGGCTATTCGAGTGTCGAAACCTGGAAGAAAAGTATGAGTTGGTGACAAAGGAGAAGGAG CGGCTGCTGGCAGAGCGGGACTCCCTGCGGGAGGCCAATGAGGAACTGCGCTGCGCCCAGCTGCAGCCTCGGGGACTGACCCAGGCCG ACCCTTCTCTGGATCCCACCTCACCAGCTGTGGAAAACTTGGCAGCAGAGATCCTACCTGCGGAGCTGAG GGAGACGCTCCTGCGGCTTCAGCTGGAGAACAAGCAGCTGTGCCAGCAGGAGGCGGCCTACCGGGAGCGGCAGGAGGAGCTGCAGCGCCACCTGGAGGAGGCCAACCGCGCGCGCCACGGGCTGGAGACGCAGCTGCG GCTGAACCAGCAGCAGCTGTTGGAGCTGCGGGCCCAGGTGGAGGACTTACAGAAGGCCTTGCAAGAGCAGGGGGGCAAGACGGAGGATGTGAgtgcccacctcctccctgcctggcccTCCCTCGTGCCCCccagtaaccctcctctctctcctccctgctgctCGATGCCCCCTGCAGTCCATCGTAAGTACCGTGGGCCCAGGGTGGCACCCTCTACCCTCACCCCAAGATGGAGTTGGGACGCCTGGACCCCCCATTCACCCAGTGCCTGTTCTCTCCCCCAGTCCACCCTACTGAAGAGGAAGCTGGAGGAGCATCT GCAGAAGCTGCATGAAGCAGATCTGGAGCTGCAGCGGAAGCGAGAGTATATTGAGGAGCTGGAGCCCCCCGCTGACAGCAGCA cagcccgGCGTATCGAGGAGCTGCAGCACAGCCTGCAGAAAAAGGACGCGGACCTGCGGGCCATGGAGGAGCGGTACCGCCGCTACGTGGACAAGGCGCGCACG GTCATACAGACCCTGGAACCCAAACAGCGGCCACCCGGAGGGGCACCCCCAGAACTTCACACCCTGAGGACGCAGCTCCGGGAGCGGGACGTCCGCATCCGACACCTGGAG ATGGACTTTGAGAAGAGTCGAAGCCAGCGGGAGCAGGAAGAAAAGCTGCTCATCAGTGCCTGGTACAATATG ggCATGGCTCTGCAGcagcgagctggggaggagcgGGCACCTGCCCATGCCCAGTCATTTCTGGCACAGCAGCGGCTGGCCACCAACACTCGCCGTGGCCCGCTGGGACGTCTAGCATCCCTGAACATGCGTTCCACTGACAAACACTGA